The window TTCTAAATAATCCAAAATGGCGAAGGATTCAATGACCGTGAAGCCATCATCGACCAGCACGGGAATGTGGTGAAAGGGGTTGAGTGCCAAAAACTCAGGCTGAAATTGCTCTCCCCCCATGCTCATGGCCATTTCCTCGAAGGGCAAATTCTTCTCTAGCAGCGCCACCCAGACGCGGCGGGAGTTGACCGACAGCGGGGTATGGTAAAAGGTCAGCATGATCAAACCTTGCCTCAACAGGCTGAATGTCTGTGATCCAGCATTTCACAGGAAGTACTCTGATCCCCACGATTTATTTGTAATGAGTTACGTTCGCCCCAACATTGATGCGATGGCTGGCTACGTGCCGGGAGAACAGCCTCGCCCTGGCACAAGCATTATTAAGCTCAACTCCAACGAAAACCCCTATCCGCCCTCTCCCCAGGTGATCGAGGTGCTGCGGCATTTCGAGGATGAGCTGCTCAGGCGGTATCCTGACCCTTTTGCCCGTAACTTTTGCCAGGCGATCGCCGATGTTCTAGGCGTACCGGCGGACTGGATCATTGTGGGAAACGGGAGCGACGACCTGCTCAATCTTTTGGTGCGCGCCTGTGCCGACGACGCAGCCCGCTCGATTGTTTACCCCACCCCGACCTACGTGCTATATCGCACCCTGGCGGCGCTGCAACCTGCTACCGTAGTCGAGGTTCCCTATCCCGACGATTTTCAATTTCCTTTAAAGGATCTGGTGGCGGCCCAGGGGGCGATTACGTTCATTGCCACTCCAAACAGCCCTTCGGGCCACGTGGTAGCGCTGTCTGACCTGCGAGACTTAGCCCAGCAGGCTTCAGGACTAGTCGTGGTTGATGAAGCCTATGTCGATTTTGCTGAAGGTTCAGCGCTGTCGCTGGTGCAGGAATTTGACAACGTTATGGTGCTGCGCACCCTATCGAAGGGCTATGGGCTGGCGGGGCTGCGGCTAGGGTTTGGGATTGCCAATCCGGCGCTGTTGGCTGAGCTATTTAAGGTCAAAGACAGCTACAACGTCGATGCCCTAGCGATCGCCCTAGGAACGGCAGCCATGCGCGATCAATCCTACAAAAACACCTGCGTAGACAAAATCAAATCCTCGCGGGCGACGTTAACAAAAGAACTGCGGCATCTGAGATTTACCGTGCTCGATTCCCACGGCAACTTTGTCCTGGCTACGCCGCCCCAGCCCAACGCCGAGCAGCTGTATCTGGCCCTAAAAGAGCAGGGCATTTTGGTACGCTACTTCAAACAACCCCGGTTAGACGACAAGCTGCGAATTTCGGTAGGCACCGAGGAGCAAAACCACTCCCTGATCGCCGCCCTAACCCGTCTAACCCACGCCTTGTAATCGCTATGACTGAGCCAGGGACTGTCTATATTGTTGGGGCCGGGCCGGGGAGCATCGACTACCTCACCCTGCGGGGGCGCGACCTGTTGCAGCGGGCCGAGTGCCTGGTGTACGACGCGCTAGTGGATGAGGAGCTGCTGGGGTTGTTGCCGAGGGGGTGCGATCGCATCAACGTTGGCAAACGCGGTGGTCTGCCCAGCACCGCCCAAACCGACATCAATCAACTCTTGGTCAGACTGGCACTAGAAGGGCGTCAAGTGGTACGCCTTAAAAGCGGCGACCCCTTTATCTTTGGCCGCACTGCCGCCGAAGTGCAGACCCTACGCGAGGCGGGTTGTCCAGTAGAAGTTGTGCCCGGCGTTTCGTCGGCTCTGGCGGCCCCGCTGCTGGCGGGTATTCCCCTCACCGACCCGGTGTGGAGCCACGGCTTTGGCGTTTTTACCGCCCACGATCTTGATCTGCTTGACTGGCCCACCCTGGCTCGCCTGCGCACCCTGGTGCTGCTCATGGGCAGTCGCCACCTCGAAGAAATCGTTCACCGCCTGCGCCAAAACGGCTGCCGAGGCGACATGCCAGTGGCCATTATTCGCTGGGGCGGCCACCCCCAGCAGCAGGTGTGGGAAGGCAGCCTGCTCACCATTTGCCAGGCAACTCGCGGCGAAACCCTCTCCCCCTGTGTGATGGTGTTTGGGGAAGTTGTCCGCCTGCGTCCTTATCTGGCTTCGGGCAAGCAACCAACCCAAGATTCAAAATCCAAAATCCAACATTCTGGAGAGAGCCCTGGAGCGGTGCATTGCTTCGTGAATGCACCCTACGCATCCCATCACCCCATCACTCCCCTCCCTCTCACTCAAAAGACCATCCTCATCACCCGTGCGGCCGAACAATCCAGCGCCTTTGCTGACTTGCTCATCACCCAGGGAGCTACGGTGATCGATCTCCCCGCACTGGAGATGCGATCGCCGTCGAGCTGGGCTGGGCTAGATGAAGTGATCGCTGCTCTTCCCACCTTCTCTTGGCTGATTCTCTCCTCGGCTAATGCGGTGAATTTCTTTGTGGATCGGCTGCTGGAGCAGGGGAAGGATCTGCGCGCCCTGAGTTCGCTCAAAATTGCCGTGGTGGGGCGTAAAACGGCGGCGGTGCTAAGACAACGGGGATTGGTACCAGACTTTATTCCCCCCGACTTTGTTGCCGATTCCCTGGTCGGTCACTTTCCTGAAGCGGTGGCGGGGCAGCGGTTGCTATTTCCCCGGGTAGAAAGCGGCGGTCGGGAAGTGCTGGTGCAGGAGTTCACCGCCGCCGGGGCCGAGGTGGTGGAAGTGGCGGCCTACGAATCGGGCTGTCCAGAGTTCGCCGACCCAAACGCCTTGACAGCCCTGAAAAGTGGCAATGTGGATGTGATCACCTTTGCCAGTTCGAAAACCGTGGTGCATACGGCTCAGCTTTTGGAACAGGGTTTAGGTGCGGACTGGCGCGAGGTGCTGAAGGGGGTGGCGATCGCCTCCATTGGCCCCAAAACCTCAGACAGCTGCCGCGAGCTTCTAGGCCGGGTGGATATTGAGCCAGCGGAATATACCTTAGATGGACTGACGGAGGCGATTGTCACATGGGCCAGCGCATTATCGGCCTAACCGGGGGCATTGCCACCGGCAAATCAACCGTATCCGAGTACCTGGCGCGAGTACACCACCTGCCCGTGCTGGATGCCGATATCTACGCTCGTCAGGCCGTGGAGCCGGGGTCGGCGGTGTTGGGGGCGATCGCCAATCGCTACGGAGCATCTCTGCTTCACCCCGACGGCACCCTGAACCGGGGAGCGCTGGGGGAAATCGTCTTTAACCAACCCGCCGAAAAAGCCTGGCTAGAGCAGCAGATTCACCCCGTGGTCCGCCAGCGTTTCGGGGAGGCGATGGCTGAGCTGACCGAGGCTCCCGTCGTGGTGCAAGTCATCCCACTTTTGTTTGAGGCCAACCTAGCTGATCAGGTGAGCGAAATTTGGGTGGTGACCTGTCCCTTTGATCGCCAACGTCAGCGCCTCATGGAACGCAATGGTTTGACTGCCGAGCAGGCCACCGCCCGCATTCAAAGCCAGATGCCCTTGGCAGACAAAGTGGCCTTGGCGGATGTGGTGATCGACAACTCCGCCGACTTGGCCGCCCTATCCCGTCGGGTGGATGAGGCGTTGCAGCACACCCCCGAGGGCTTCCGGCGCTAGGGCCGTATTGGGCTTAGAAAAAGCGGCATAGGGGCTGCCCTGGGTTGGTCCCTGATGCCGCAGCCACAGTGCACAGAGCGTTGTACGAGAGGGGATGTCGGGCCAGAGCTTTTGGTGATTTGACAGGTCGAGCACGGTAGCCAGATCGGTTTGGCGCTGTAGCCAGTGGCGCAGGGGGGCACTGTTGCTCTGGGCCCAAAAGGGGTCGAGTAACACCCCGCAGCGACCGCCGGGCCGCAGGAGTTGCAGGCTGCGTTCTAGAAATAACCGAGACCAAAAAAGCCGATTCTGGCTCAGGCCATCAGGCCCTAAGCTGCTGTGGGGATATTGGTCAGAGCGGCGCAGGTAGTTACTCAGCCAGGTGAACTGGCCCCGGTACTCGGCCCAGGCTTGGGTGAGGTCGTGGTCGATGGTCAGCACCGGTTGGCGGTTGTGCCGAAAGGTAGAGGGAGCCACGTTTTTTTGCTCAAACAGAGTGGCATAGCGTTCCACAAAGCCCGCTTGGGTCGCCTCCACGGCCCCGCGAGGGAAGTGGCTGAGCACGATGTCGAAGCCGCCTTGATCGCGCCGCTGCTGGTGAAAATAGAATCCCCAATGGAAGGGCTGAGTGGCATCGACATCGGTCTGGTTCAGGGGGCGAGTGGGGCGATCGCCCGTCGGATCGGGCACCCGTAGGCCCAGCTGCTGGCTGCCCTCGCTCCACAGCAGGTGAGTGAGCTTGCCTTGGGCAATGGCGTCGAGTTCGTCGAGGCGATCGCGCAAAAAGTCGGCCTGGGCGTAGGCGGGCACGCTGCCCACTTCGGCCAGCAGCTGAGTCTGGCTGCGGTAGTGCTCTAGGCGCACCTGGCGCTCACCCAGCACAGACTGGTAGCTGTCAGCGATCAAGGGTTGGAGCAGATTTCCCTGGAGCGGAACGGCTTGTTCGGGATCTTTGACCCCACGTCGGGGCGGCACCTGATCGAATCGTTCGTCATCGACGCGCACTAGACCGACCAAAGCATTGCCCTGAAGCACGGTCAGGGTGAGGTCAGGCAATGCGGTGAGTTCTGTCGGTTGGCTGGTGTGCTGCACGCCCTGAAGCCACAACTGTAGCCGCGCTAGCTCTACCGCTGGGGGCCACAGGTCAAGGCCGTAGAGGGCGTGGGTGGCCAGGTGTTGGTAGAGGCCTAGGGTGGGGTTGTTGGGGGACGGTTTGGCCCAGTTGGGAATAGTTTTGGCAGAATTTTGGGTGGCGATCGCCCGCAATCCCAGGGCCAATTCCATCAGCTGATTGAGCGCCGCTACGAGAAAGCGCCCTGAACCACAGGCGGGGTCGAGTAAGGTGAGCTGCCCTAGCTCGGTCAACAGCGTTCCGGCCTCGGCGGGGGAAAGTTCCTTCAAAAGCTGTTCGGTGGAGCGATGGCGACGCCCGATCAGCACTTCAGCACGGTCGAGTAGGGTAGCGTGGATGGTGCGATCGCACAGTGCCCCTAGCAGTGGTGCTGGCGTTGCCATGGCGACTCCGTCATAGCTATTGACCGCCTGCTCTAGCAGCATGCCCAAGCCCGCGTCTAACCCAGCGGGCGTCGCCGCTGCCAGATCGGCCAGCCAGTGAAGGGTGGGCTCAAAGGCAGCATCGGGTAGGGGAACGTGGCCCCAGCGCTGGTCTAGTTCTGTAAATCGAAACGGCCCTGTGGGCACAAAAGGCAGTGGCCCTAGCCGCTGGCGCAAAGCTGGGGGGCGCTCCTCGGCGGGCAGGGTAAACCCCTGCTGGCAAAGCGGCTGTAGCACCTGTGAGAAGAAGCCATCTAGCTCGCGCTGCTGGCTCTGGCCAAACTGATTGTGTAAATACCACTCGTCACCGCCCAAGTAGCCCCGCTGTTGCAGGGCCGCCACGGCAATCAGCCGCGTGAGCAGCAGCGTGGCGTAGTGGCGGCGTTGACTGCCGGGTAAGGGCACCAGGGCGTCGGTCAACGTCTGCCAGCTCCGCTGAAAGCCTTGCACTAGGGTGGGGGTGGGGGGCTGCTCTACCGTAAGGCCCATGGTGCCTAGGGGGAAGGAGATTGTTTGTCCGCCATGGCGTAGTCGCGAAAGCGGTTGAGGTCGTCTTGCAGCGTAGCTTCGACCAACCGACCGAGGAACAGCCCGTCCATCCACTTGATGACGCCAGGCACCGAGTAAGACACGGTGAGCTTGACGGTTGACTGACCCTCTTTGCGATCGTAAAAGCGAATGGCCCCTCGGTTGGGCAGCCCGTCGATCGCCTCCCACTGAATAATCTGGTGGGTGACTAGGTTGGTGATCTTAGAGCGCCAGGTAAACTCAAACCCGCGGGAGGCCAGCTTCCACTCTGAAATCTCGGGGTCGGCATCGGAGACTTTGACAGAGTCGATCCACTTCATCCAGCGGGGCATCTGCTCTAGGTCAGACCACAGATTCCAGGACGTTTCTACCGGCACATCAACATCTACCGCTACGCTGTGATCGAGCCATTCACCCATGGTTTACCCCTGCCACTAATTAAGGCTGTGCCGCTGGCGCTTGCGAAGGCCATTGCAAAAGACAGGTGCGATCGCAAACTCAGTGCCAATGCGGTATTCCACGCCAGCACTGAGCCTATTCTACCCGTATTTCTTCGGACGCACTTTGTCTCCGCTGTTTTGTCGGTGCTACATTCCCTTGCGCGCTACTAAGGTGCGGTGGCGGGGGTCGCTGGGCACTGCGATGGGTGGCTCAAAGCCAGCCTCAACCAGGGCTGCTTCTAAATCAAAGGTGTAGTAGTCGTCGCTCCAGGGTTCGGTGCTTTTCATCAGGGTGAAGAGCACCGGGGGAAGCGCCTGAATCACGGGCGACTTGGGGTTGTTGTCGACAATGGCCAAGACCCCGCCGGGCCGCAGCACTCGCCGGGCTTCGGCAAAGATGGCCTGGGTAGCGGTGCGGGGTAGTTCGTGGGCAACAAACTGCATCGTCACCACATCAAACGACGCAGCGGGGAAGCCGGTAGCTTCTGCCGCCCCGTGTACCCATTGGGCAATTTCACGGTTGGTATCTTGGGATTGAGCCACCGCTAGCATGTAGGGCGACAGATCGAGGCCCACGGTGCGCACCGGATTTCTTTGAGCGTAGTGGCGGTGCAGACTGAGGGTAGAAATGCCCACCGAGCAGCCCACATCCAAAATGTCTGTCACCTCGGCTGGGCCATGCTGATCAAGCACCTCAAGAAAGCTGTGGCGCAGCCGGGCTTGAGCTGTTTGCCAGGACAACTCTTCCTGGGGCCAAACCCGCAGGGCCATGGCGTAGGTGGCGGGGGCGGCCTCAAAGGCGGCTTGCCAGCAGAGGTTGCCCTCGCTGTAGGCGTGGAAGGGCACTTGGTAATAGTCAGGATAGACCACCGCCGAATTGGTTAACTCATCCAACCGCTGACGCATTTCGGGAGTGTCGAGATCGAGGCAGGTTTGTCGCCAAGGAACACCATTTTTCTCGGCGGTTTTAATAAGCACCTGGCGGGCCTGGCGCTTCATCAGGGCGTAGAGAGCGGGGGTTTGAATGGCGCGGTTGACAATGCGCGAGAGCAGATCTTCGCCGGCCCAGTCGGGCTTGAGTTTAGTCGTGGTCATGGACGCGGTAAGGAGGGTTTAGGCTTACTGTACTGGATTGGCGAGGTGCGCTGGTAGAGCTTCTGACTGCTGCACCGCTGGGTTACGATAGCGACGTAGCAGTATGGCGATCGCTCTATGCCCCCCAATGTCTTACCGCTTCATACCCTAAACCCGCTGGGACGCTTTTCTGACCGCGCCCAAGACTATGCTCGCTATCGGCCGGGCTATCCTCCGGAGGCGATCGCCGCCATTTTGGCCGATGTGGACAACCTGCGATCGCTAGTCATCGCTGATGTTGGGGCAGGCACGGGCATTTCGAGTCGGCAGCTGGGCGATCGCGGCCCTAGGGTGATCGCGGTCGAACCCAATGCCGCCATGCGCGAGGCGGCCGAACCGCACTCCCAAGTGGTCTTTCACCCTGGCACGGGCGAACAGACGGGGCTGGCGGATGAGTCTGTGCATATTGTCACCTGTTGCCAGTCATTTCACTGGTTCAACGCACCGCTGGCGCTGGCGGAGTTTAGCCGCATCTTGCCGCCAGGGGGGCGCTTGGCCCTGCTTTGGAATGATTGGGATCTAGAGGACTCGGGCACGGCGGCCTACTATCAGATCATCCATGCCGTAGCGACCCGCGCCATTGACCACCGCGACCACACCCAGGCGCTCAAGGCGATTGAACAGCAGCGTGAGTTTTCGCGGGTGCAGCACCTGAGCTTTGACCATGGCCAAACGCTGACGCTGCCTGAGGTGGTGGGGCGATCGCTCAGCTCGTCCTATATTCCTAAGGAAGGGCGAGCCCACCTCCAGTTTCTCGATACCATCGCCGCCTGGCATGGAGCCTGGGCCACGATCGACGGCACGGTGACGCTGAAGTATGTTACCAACCTGTATCTG is drawn from Leptolyngbya subtilissima AS-A7 and contains these coding sequences:
- a CDS encoding class I SAM-dependent methyltransferase; the protein is MPPNVLPLHTLNPLGRFSDRAQDYARYRPGYPPEAIAAILADVDNLRSLVIADVGAGTGISSRQLGDRGPRVIAVEPNAAMREAAEPHSQVVFHPGTGEQTGLADESVHIVTCCQSFHWFNAPLALAEFSRILPPGGRLALLWNDWDLEDSGTAAYYQIIHAVATRAIDHRDHTQALKAIEQQREFSRVQHLSFDHGQTLTLPEVVGRSLSSSYIPKEGRAHLQFLDTIAAWHGAWATIDGTVTLKYVTNLYLSEKMATHP
- a CDS encoding SRPBCC family protein, coding for MGEWLDHSVAVDVDVPVETSWNLWSDLEQMPRWMKWIDSVKVSDADPEISEWKLASRGFEFTWRSKITNLVTHQIIQWEAIDGLPNRGAIRFYDRKEGQSTVKLTVSYSVPGVIKWMDGLFLGRLVEATLQDDLNRFRDYAMADKQSPSP
- the hisC gene encoding histidinol-phosphate transaminase, which gives rise to MSYVRPNIDAMAGYVPGEQPRPGTSIIKLNSNENPYPPSPQVIEVLRHFEDELLRRYPDPFARNFCQAIADVLGVPADWIIVGNGSDDLLNLLVRACADDAARSIVYPTPTYVLYRTLAALQPATVVEVPYPDDFQFPLKDLVAAQGAITFIATPNSPSGHVVALSDLRDLAQQASGLVVVDEAYVDFAEGSALSLVQEFDNVMVLRTLSKGYGLAGLRLGFGIANPALLAELFKVKDSYNVDALAIALGTAAMRDQSYKNTCVDKIKSSRATLTKELRHLRFTVLDSHGNFVLATPPQPNAEQLYLALKEQGILVRYFKQPRLDDKLRISVGTEEQNHSLIAALTRLTHAL
- a CDS encoding class I SAM-dependent methyltransferase is translated as MTTTKLKPDWAGEDLLSRIVNRAIQTPALYALMKRQARQVLIKTAEKNGVPWRQTCLDLDTPEMRQRLDELTNSAVVYPDYYQVPFHAYSEGNLCWQAAFEAAPATYAMALRVWPQEELSWQTAQARLRHSFLEVLDQHGPAEVTDILDVGCSVGISTLSLHRHYAQRNPVRTVGLDLSPYMLAVAQSQDTNREIAQWVHGAAEATGFPAASFDVVTMQFVAHELPRTATQAIFAEARRVLRPGGVLAIVDNNPKSPVIQALPPVLFTLMKSTEPWSDDYYTFDLEAALVEAGFEPPIAVPSDPRHRTLVARKGM
- the coaE gene encoding dephospho-CoA kinase (Dephospho-CoA kinase (CoaE) performs the final step in coenzyme A biosynthesis.), with product MGQRIIGLTGGIATGKSTVSEYLARVHHLPVLDADIYARQAVEPGSAVLGAIANRYGASLLHPDGTLNRGALGEIVFNQPAEKAWLEQQIHPVVRQRFGEAMAELTEAPVVVQVIPLLFEANLADQVSEIWVVTCPFDRQRQRLMERNGLTAEQATARIQSQMPLADKVALADVVIDNSADLAALSRRVDEALQHTPEGFRR
- the cobA gene encoding uroporphyrinogen-III C-methyltransferase; this encodes MTEPGTVYIVGAGPGSIDYLTLRGRDLLQRAECLVYDALVDEELLGLLPRGCDRINVGKRGGLPSTAQTDINQLLVRLALEGRQVVRLKSGDPFIFGRTAAEVQTLREAGCPVEVVPGVSSALAAPLLAGIPLTDPVWSHGFGVFTAHDLDLLDWPTLARLRTLVLLMGSRHLEEIVHRLRQNGCRGDMPVAIIRWGGHPQQQVWEGSLLTICQATRGETLSPCVMVFGEVVRLRPYLASGKQPTQDSKSKIQHSGESPGAVHCFVNAPYASHHPITPLPLTQKTILITRAAEQSSAFADLLITQGATVIDLPALEMRSPSSWAGLDEVIAALPTFSWLILSSANAVNFFVDRLLEQGKDLRALSSLKIAVVGRKTAAVLRQRGLVPDFIPPDFVADSLVGHFPEAVAGQRLLFPRVESGGREVLVQEFTAAGAEVVEVAAYESGCPEFADPNALTALKSGNVDVITFASSKTVVHTAQLLEQGLGADWREVLKGVAIASIGPKTSDSCRELLGRVDIEPAEYTLDGLTEAIVTWASALSA
- a CDS encoding DNA methyltransferase; translated protein: MGLTVEQPPTPTLVQGFQRSWQTLTDALVPLPGSQRRHYATLLLTRLIAVAALQQRGYLGGDEWYLHNQFGQSQQRELDGFFSQVLQPLCQQGFTLPAEERPPALRQRLGPLPFVPTGPFRFTELDQRWGHVPLPDAAFEPTLHWLADLAAATPAGLDAGLGMLLEQAVNSYDGVAMATPAPLLGALCDRTIHATLLDRAEVLIGRRHRSTEQLLKELSPAEAGTLLTELGQLTLLDPACGSGRFLVAALNQLMELALGLRAIATQNSAKTIPNWAKPSPNNPTLGLYQHLATHALYGLDLWPPAVELARLQLWLQGVQHTSQPTELTALPDLTLTVLQGNALVGLVRVDDERFDQVPPRRGVKDPEQAVPLQGNLLQPLIADSYQSVLGERQVRLEHYRSQTQLLAEVGSVPAYAQADFLRDRLDELDAIAQGKLTHLLWSEGSQQLGLRVPDPTGDRPTRPLNQTDVDATQPFHWGFYFHQQRRDQGGFDIVLSHFPRGAVEATQAGFVERYATLFEQKNVAPSTFRHNRQPVLTIDHDLTQAWAEYRGQFTWLSNYLRRSDQYPHSSLGPDGLSQNRLFWSRLFLERSLQLLRPGGRCGVLLDPFWAQSNSAPLRHWLQRQTDLATVLDLSNHQKLWPDIPSRTTLCALWLRHQGPTQGSPYAAFSKPNTALAPEALGGVLQRLIHPTG